The Psychromonas sp. MME1 genome window below encodes:
- the xylA gene encoding xylose isomerase: protein MTEFFKNVSPIQFEGITSTNPLAFRHYDADRIIMGKSMKDHLRFAACYWHNFCWTGSDVFGAGTFDRPWHKPGNVMDMAKMKADAAFEFFKKLNVPYYCFHDTDVAPEGNSLKEYQNNFAEMVDVLEGKQEETGLKLLWGTANAFSNPRYMNGAATNPNPEVFAYAATQIFNAMAATKRLGGENYVLWGGREGYETLLNTDLRQEREQLGRMMQMVVEHKHKIGFKGAILIEPKPQEPTKHQYDYDTATVYGFLKQYGLENEVKVNIEANHATLAGHSFHHEIATATSLGLFGSVDANRGDPQLGWDTDQFPNSVEENTLVMYEILKAGGFSTGGFNFDARVRRPSIDGADLFLGHIGGMDVMALSLERAVAMIENDVLGKNIANRYAGWNSKMGKGILNGDLSLELIAKQAVADNINPVPVSGAQEYLENVVNGFIFK, encoded by the coding sequence ATGACTGAATTTTTTAAAAATGTATCCCCTATACAATTCGAAGGTATAACTTCGACAAATCCATTAGCATTTCGCCATTATGATGCTGACCGCATTATTATGGGTAAATCAATGAAAGATCACCTGCGTTTTGCTGCGTGTTATTGGCATAACTTCTGTTGGACTGGTTCAGATGTCTTTGGTGCAGGAACATTTGATCGTCCGTGGCATAAACCGGGTAATGTGATGGATATGGCGAAGATGAAAGCGGATGCCGCTTTTGAATTTTTTAAAAAACTGAATGTACCCTATTACTGTTTTCATGATACGGACGTAGCACCTGAAGGTAATTCTTTAAAAGAGTATCAAAATAACTTTGCTGAAATGGTTGATGTGCTAGAAGGCAAGCAAGAAGAAACAGGCCTCAAGCTCCTTTGGGGCACGGCTAATGCGTTCTCAAATCCACGTTATATGAACGGTGCAGCAACGAATCCTAATCCAGAAGTATTTGCCTATGCAGCAACGCAAATATTCAATGCAATGGCGGCAACAAAACGCCTTGGTGGGGAAAATTATGTTTTATGGGGCGGAAGAGAAGGGTATGAAACCCTGCTAAATACAGATCTACGTCAGGAAAGAGAGCAACTAGGTCGTATGATGCAAATGGTGGTTGAGCATAAACATAAGATAGGCTTTAAAGGCGCTATTCTTATTGAACCAAAACCACAAGAGCCTACTAAGCATCAATATGATTACGATACAGCAACCGTTTACGGCTTCTTAAAACAGTATGGTTTAGAGAATGAAGTAAAGGTCAATATTGAAGCGAATCATGCCACACTTGCTGGCCATAGTTTTCACCATGAAATTGCTACTGCAACATCCTTAGGCTTATTCGGATCTGTTGATGCTAATCGTGGCGATCCTCAACTAGGTTGGGATACAGACCAATTTCCAAATAGTGTAGAAGAAAATACTTTAGTAATGTATGAAATTCTTAAAGCAGGAGGCTTCAGCACTGGTGGCTTTAATTTTGACGCGCGTGTACGTCGCCCCTCTATTGATGGTGCTGATCTGTTCTTAGGGCATATCGGTGGTATGGATGTTATGGCATTATCGTTAGAACGCGCTGTTGCTATGATTGAGAATGATGTGCTTGGGAAAAATATCGCGAATCGTTATGCTGGTTGGAATAGTAAAATGGGCAAAGGTATCTTAAACGGTGACTTGTCTTTAGAATTAATCGCTAAGCAAGCCGTTGCCGATAATATTAATCCAGTGCCTGTAAGCGGTGCTCAAGAATATCTTGAAAACGTGGTTAATGGATTTATTTTTAAATAA
- a CDS encoding TIR domain-containing protein: MQVPHLLLSNLASTTLDKKLVQIAKKYHLTYTRYADDITFSSNKPFPHSIVEKEELENGEYKHKVGIFLERSIKSSGFNINHSKTRLQHKSQRQEVTGLVVNEGVNINRKFIRKTRAMIHDWRKDLLEAEKRFIKIRYHAKESELNASKLDGSIYKRAVYGNLSFIKMVKGEEHSPYLTLCKQVLELDNTPPDFVGKLKGIFDMYDIFICHASEDKNEVALPLYESLKQRKINAFIDCFSIGWGDSLVAKINTALQKSKYVIAIISEDSVNKSWPMKELNAVLSAEISSEQTKLLPLMVGDGEALIEKLPLLADKLFVSYDNNINEIAEKVEAHLAKE; the protein is encoded by the coding sequence GTGCAAGTACCTCACCTGCTTCTTTCCAATTTGGCATCAACGACCTTAGATAAAAAGCTTGTACAAATAGCAAAAAAGTACCATTTAACCTATACCCGATATGCTGATGATATTACTTTTTCAAGTAACAAGCCTTTTCCCCATTCTATTGTGGAAAAAGAAGAATTGGAAAATGGTGAATATAAGCATAAGGTTGGGATATTTTTAGAGCGGTCTATTAAAAGCTCTGGATTTAATATTAATCATAGTAAAACTCGCCTACAACATAAGTCACAAAGGCAAGAAGTCACTGGATTAGTTGTAAATGAGGGCGTTAATATAAATCGGAAATTTATTCGCAAAACTCGGGCCATGATACATGATTGGAGGAAAGACTTACTTGAAGCTGAAAAGCGTTTCATCAAAATTCGTTATCATGCAAAGGAATCTGAGCTTAATGCCAGTAAACTCGATGGTTCTATATATAAAAGAGCTGTATATGGAAATCTTAGCTTTATAAAAATGGTTAAAGGGGAAGAACATTCTCCTTATTTAACATTATGTAAACAGGTATTAGAGTTAGACAATACTCCGCCTGATTTTGTTGGAAAATTAAAAGGTATATTTGATATGTATGATATTTTTATTTGTCACGCTTCTGAAGATAAAAATGAGGTTGCACTGCCTCTGTATGAATCACTTAAACAACGTAAGATAAATGCATTTATTGATTGTTTTTCTATAGGTTGGGGTGACTCGCTTGTTGCAAAAATTAATACTGCACTTCAAAAATCGAAGTATGTTATTGCAATTATTTCAGAAGACTCGGTAAATAAGTCGTGGCCAATGAAAGAACTAAATGCTGTACTTTCTGCCGAAATTAGCTCTGAGCAAACAAAACTATTACCGCTTATGGTTGGTGACGGAGAAGCATTAATAGAAAAACTTCCTCTTTTGGCTGATAAGCTATTTGTTAGTTACGATAATAATATTAATGAAATTGCAGAAAAAGTTGAAGCTCACCTTGCAAAAGAATAG
- a CDS encoding substrate-binding domain-containing protein: MYSFIPYKGLGGDGIIADLDDPEIESLISTLTVPVIGIGGSYENEEDYPKIPYVGTDNVSLVETAFNHLRDKGLENFAFYGLPEHPSMRWANEREKAFNNIINREKYYGSVYRGNITTAETWQYDMNRLADWLQRLPSPIGIIAVTDARARHLLQVCEHLQLIVPYKIAIIGIDNEELTRYLTRVSLSLSDKGASQWAIRLQRCYIIG, encoded by the coding sequence TTGTACTCATTTATCCCATATAAAGGATTGGGAGGGGACGGCATTATAGCTGATTTAGATGATCCGGAAATTGAATCATTAATATCTACTTTAACTGTTCCTGTGATTGGCATTGGTGGTTCATATGAAAATGAAGAGGATTACCCTAAGATACCTTATGTTGGTACAGATAACGTTAGTTTAGTTGAAACCGCTTTTAATCATCTGAGAGATAAAGGGTTAGAGAATTTTGCATTTTATGGTCTCCCTGAGCATCCTTCAATGCGCTGGGCTAATGAGCGAGAAAAAGCATTTAATAATATTATTAATCGAGAGAAATATTATGGTTCGGTCTATAGAGGGAACATAACAACCGCAGAAACTTGGCAATATGATATGAATCGTTTAGCTGATTGGCTTCAGCGTTTACCATCACCGATTGGTATTATTGCAGTGACCGACGCTCGTGCTCGACATCTTCTTCAGGTGTGTGAGCATTTGCAATTAATCGTGCCTTATAAAATTGCGATTATAGGTATCGATAATGAAGAGCTAACACGGTATTTGACTCGTGTATCCCTTAGTTTGTCGGACAAGGGTGCAAGTCAATGGGCTATACGGCTGCAAAGATGCTACATAATCGGTTAA
- a CDS encoding alpha-amylase family glycosyl hydrolase: protein MKSTFKKAILTSSVLCCSLLNVQAVQAKPYDFSNFLNDIKQKFEQFSASNPPFHWHLPKRKSDVRDEVFYFVLPDRFYNGNPGNDTSIDSKFSEDGFDPTNRKYYHGGDLDGVRKQLSYLQGMGITSIWLTPVFENQPVQGSGETASAGYHGYWITDYTNVDAHLGGNAALERLVKAAHRRGMKVYLDVVLNHTADVIAYDECHNADGTLLDGLSNCAYRTIEESLTNAYTPFIPAGKEEYKTPSWLNDPSMYHNQGDSSFSGENSLNGDFYGLDDLNTEDPRVVDGMIELSKLWIDKFNIDGLRVDTVKHVGMEFWQQWSPAVQKYAASVGKEDFFIFGEVFSGNAYETSTYTTTGKLQSVLDFGLYYPTMRGVTQPSNNTDFSYIFGLDDLYTDADSDASTLMNFVSNHDVGRIGHHINTSNPTATDEEKLARTKLAHAIMYFARGIPVIYFGDEQGFTGQGDGEGSRQDMMPSLVAEYNADSLIGTDATTADNNFDRRHPLYKTFKNYSHIYKYHKALRRGVQVERFVEEGNGIYAMSRVDPDTNREYLVAFNTATTEKEFTIAGTSKAYDSIWPNRPLSYVKTDLQGNLNVTVPALGFVIYKARTAMPVVEEKLQLSFASPINGAIVNGQVELKVTVSSDVEQVLPLYDVSFEVKVDDGEWTSLGTDKNPDYRVFWDSSNIEYGTTAEVRATATNKAGQSVSIVQSLTIDTVEGLTLFFKKPANWTEASAYWYDSSIAAPAWPGLPMLAAGDDWYRVALPEGVSSATVIFNNGGNGAQTDSLPRNSDGCYDYDNASWSDNCAAPMTVYFQKPEAWADDIHVHHWGESNTDWPGNAAENRGEGWFAYTFPAGINASDLIFNDNNGNQTANLYREGAGCFVADSWIDYCEVPTGVESDNGPLAELVFLRGGMNGWGAIDQFEYLGNGTYEVIMLINNETGAPVTHEFKVADSAWSAGTNFGGNGDAIVWGEAFPLYDGSSNNFSLTVATTGYFKFSIDANNEESVPLMTITPLGPYQVPLYVRGGMNGWGTDNPLTYQEDGSYQFSLTQGALLTEPLLTVTY, encoded by the coding sequence ATGAAGTCGACCTTTAAAAAGGCCATTCTCACAAGTAGTGTACTTTGCTGTAGCTTATTAAATGTTCAAGCTGTACAAGCAAAACCCTACGACTTTTCAAATTTTTTAAATGATATTAAACAAAAATTTGAGCAATTTTCAGCGTCTAATCCACCATTTCACTGGCATCTTCCAAAACGTAAAAGTGATGTCAGAGATGAAGTCTTTTATTTTGTCTTACCCGACCGTTTTTATAATGGTAACCCTGGTAATGACACCAGCATAGATAGCAAATTCAGCGAAGATGGTTTTGATCCAACTAACCGTAAATATTACCATGGTGGTGATTTAGACGGGGTACGTAAACAGTTAAGTTATCTTCAAGGTATGGGTATCACTTCTATTTGGTTAACGCCTGTATTTGAAAATCAACCTGTACAAGGCTCTGGTGAGACAGCTTCTGCTGGTTACCATGGTTACTGGATAACTGATTACACTAACGTGGATGCACACTTAGGTGGCAATGCAGCATTAGAACGTTTAGTAAAAGCGGCACATCGCCGTGGTATGAAAGTGTATTTAGATGTGGTGCTTAATCACACTGCTGACGTTATTGCATATGATGAATGTCATAACGCAGATGGCACACTGTTGGATGGCCTATCAAACTGCGCATACCGAACTATCGAAGAAAGCTTAACCAATGCTTACACGCCTTTCATTCCCGCAGGAAAAGAAGAATATAAAACACCGTCATGGTTGAATGATCCAAGCATGTATCATAACCAAGGTGACAGTAGCTTCTCTGGTGAAAACTCACTCAATGGCGATTTTTATGGTTTAGATGATTTGAATACGGAAGATCCTCGTGTTGTTGATGGCATGATTGAACTGAGCAAATTGTGGATTGATAAATTTAATATTGACGGTTTACGTGTAGATACAGTTAAGCACGTGGGTATGGAATTTTGGCAACAATGGTCACCTGCAGTACAAAAATATGCAGCAAGTGTCGGTAAAGAAGATTTCTTTATCTTTGGTGAAGTATTTAGTGGTAATGCCTATGAGACATCTACCTATACTACAACTGGGAAATTGCAATCGGTTCTAGATTTTGGTCTTTATTACCCAACTATGCGAGGTGTCACTCAGCCATCAAACAATACTGACTTTAGCTATATCTTTGGCCTTGATGACCTTTATACCGATGCGGATTCTGATGCAAGTACGCTAATGAACTTTGTTAGTAACCATGATGTGGGACGTATTGGTCATCATATCAATACTAGCAATCCTACTGCGACTGATGAAGAAAAATTAGCGCGTACTAAGTTAGCGCATGCCATTATGTATTTTGCTCGAGGTATTCCTGTTATTTACTTTGGCGATGAACAAGGTTTCACAGGCCAAGGTGATGGTGAAGGATCTCGTCAAGACATGATGCCAAGTTTGGTTGCGGAGTATAATGCAGACTCTTTAATTGGTACCGATGCAACAACGGCTGATAATAACTTTGACCGTCGTCATCCATTGTATAAAACCTTTAAAAACTACAGCCATATTTATAAGTATCACAAAGCATTACGTCGCGGTGTTCAAGTTGAGCGTTTTGTAGAAGAAGGTAATGGTATCTATGCGATGTCTCGAGTTGATCCAGACACTAACCGCGAATACTTGGTTGCATTTAATACAGCAACAACGGAAAAAGAGTTCACGATTGCAGGAACCAGTAAAGCATACGACTCAATATGGCCTAATCGTCCTTTGAGCTACGTAAAAACAGATTTGCAAGGTAACTTAAATGTGACTGTTCCCGCACTTGGTTTTGTTATTTATAAAGCTAGAACGGCAATGCCTGTCGTTGAAGAAAAACTGCAACTTAGCTTTGCTTCACCAATTAACGGCGCAATTGTTAATGGTCAAGTTGAGTTAAAAGTAACGGTTAGCAGTGACGTTGAACAAGTTTTACCTTTATACGATGTGAGTTTTGAAGTCAAAGTTGACGATGGCGAGTGGACTTCTTTAGGAACTGATAAAAACCCTGATTACCGTGTATTTTGGGACAGCAGCAACATTGAATATGGAACGACTGCAGAAGTTCGCGCAACAGCCACCAATAAAGCAGGTCAAAGTGTTTCAATTGTGCAATCATTAACTATTGATACAGTAGAAGGCTTAACTTTATTCTTCAAGAAGCCTGCTAATTGGACTGAAGCTAGCGCATATTGGTATGACTCTTCTATCGCAGCACCTGCTTGGCCTGGTTTACCAATGCTAGCCGCTGGGGATGATTGGTACCGTGTCGCATTACCTGAAGGTGTTTCTTCTGCAACTGTTATCTTTAATAACGGTGGCAATGGTGCTCAAACAGATAGTCTGCCTCGCAATAGCGATGGTTGTTATGACTACGACAATGCTAGCTGGTCAGATAACTGCGCAGCTCCAATGACGGTTTATTTCCAGAAACCAGAGGCATGGGCTGATGATATCCATGTACATCACTGGGGAGAATCAAATACAGATTGGCCTGGCAATGCAGCTGAAAACCGTGGTGAAGGTTGGTTTGCATATACGTTCCCAGCGGGAATTAACGCAAGTGACTTAATCTTCAATGATAATAACGGCAACCAGACTGCTAACCTTTATCGTGAAGGCGCTGGTTGTTTTGTTGCTGATAGTTGGATCGACTACTGTGAGGTACCAACGGGTGTTGAATCTGATAATGGTCCACTTGCTGAACTTGTCTTTCTTCGTGGCGGCATGAATGGTTGGGGAGCGATTGATCAATTTGAGTATTTAGGTAATGGTACTTATGAAGTCATTATGCTTATTAACAATGAAACTGGCGCACCAGTAACACATGAGTTTAAAGTAGCTGATAGCGCTTGGAGTGCGGGCACTAACTTTGGTGGTAATGGTGATGCAATTGTATGGGGAGAAGCTTTTCCTTTATATGACGGTAGCTCAAATAACTTCAGTTTAACCGTTGCGACAACGGGTTACTTCAAATTTAGCATTGATGCTAATAATGAAGAGTCTGTTCCTCTGATGACAATTACACCACTCGGCCCTTATCAAGTTCCTTTATACGTTCGTGGCGGTATGAATGGTTGGGGAACAGATAATCCATTAACTTATCAAGAAGATGGTAGCTACCAGTTTAGCTTAACGCAAGGGGCTTTATTAACTGAGCCACTATTAACGGTTACTTACTAA
- a CDS encoding carbohydrate porin, producing MKLNILTISVVLGCALTSISSHAGTPNFSGYGRYASEASDDTIIAIKADHASVNGPGRLGNEGNWMEWMLSQGFEMEKAKFDINVMIDTPGYTTETTGYLDGNGGVVINEGWRNADIKIAQFYGGGKGIFESQPEAYVWAGKRFNGREQTDINDYFMMSADGGGAGIDNLDFGWAKFDTSWVQGGNGAGSANQNDGNISAFLMHLHDIKVGESGKLKFRATYAGLSGNIADNRDIENDKAMQLYTAYHHGFSNGWLQLSARYETDALALSGANAAGWEVGPNADHDAAGYMLFLNGSVDFNDMMAMQYASSYLYIDCKDDEGCGWQSFDDRTEYSATVRPQISWNDYMATALEVGYQYAELDNSDNDSNAWKVTLSQNFQLGHFMWSRPVVRFYAVTGSVDHIDNSSTDVTKFGAMVEAWW from the coding sequence ATGAAATTAAATATACTTACTATATCAGTTGTTCTTGGATGCGCTTTAACATCAATTAGCTCACACGCTGGCACACCCAACTTTTCAGGTTATGGTCGTTATGCATCAGAAGCATCTGACGACACAATCATTGCCATAAAAGCGGATCATGCTTCTGTCAACGGCCCAGGACGTCTAGGTAACGAAGGCAACTGGATGGAGTGGATGCTTTCCCAAGGATTCGAAATGGAAAAAGCTAAGTTCGATATCAATGTGATGATCGACACTCCTGGATATACTACAGAAACAACCGGTTACTTGGACGGTAATGGTGGAGTGGTCATTAATGAAGGATGGCGTAATGCCGACATCAAGATTGCGCAGTTTTACGGCGGCGGTAAAGGCATTTTTGAATCTCAACCCGAAGCTTATGTCTGGGCAGGTAAGCGATTTAATGGACGCGAACAAACCGATATCAACGATTACTTTATGATGAGTGCTGATGGTGGTGGTGCTGGTATTGATAATCTTGATTTTGGATGGGCAAAATTTGATACAAGCTGGGTACAAGGTGGTAATGGTGCAGGGAGTGCGAACCAGAATGATGGTAATATTTCCGCATTTTTAATGCATCTACATGACATTAAAGTTGGCGAATCAGGCAAATTAAAGTTTCGTGCAACATACGCTGGCCTAAGCGGAAATATTGCAGATAATAGAGACATTGAGAACGACAAAGCAATGCAATTATATACTGCCTATCATCACGGTTTTTCGAATGGCTGGTTACAATTATCAGCACGTTATGAAACAGATGCATTAGCACTTTCTGGTGCAAATGCTGCAGGATGGGAAGTTGGCCCAAATGCAGATCATGACGCTGCAGGTTACATGCTATTCTTAAATGGTTCAGTTGACTTTAACGATATGATGGCAATGCAATACGCTAGTTCATACCTATACATTGACTGTAAAGATGATGAAGGCTGTGGTTGGCAAAGTTTTGATGATAGAACAGAATACAGCGCAACTGTACGCCCACAAATCAGCTGGAATGATTACATGGCTACTGCATTAGAAGTTGGTTACCAATACGCAGAACTTGATAACTCAGATAATGATAGTAACGCTTGGAAAGTGACCTTGTCACAAAACTTCCAACTTGGTCACTTCATGTGGTCTCGTCCCGTAGTTCGCTTTTATGCTGTAACAGGATCTGTAGATCATATTGACAACTCCTCTACTGACGTTACTAAATTTGGCGCTATGGTAGAAGCTTGGTGGTAA
- a CDS encoding helix-turn-helix transcriptional regulator has product MGYTAAKMLHNRLTKLEQAALKGSLENSSPRIVVPAVKVFERQSSDFQAIKDPYVIRAMHYIRNNAYNGIKVDQVLSYLRISRSNLELRFKEERGHSVHCEIHNAKLKRACQLLISTTITIADIPSLCGYPSLQYMYTVFKKEIKMTPKEFRLKSMLS; this is encoded by the coding sequence ATGGGCTATACGGCTGCAAAGATGCTACATAATCGGTTAACGAAGTTAGAGCAAGCAGCACTTAAGGGCAGTTTGGAAAACAGTTCTCCTCGTATCGTTGTCCCTGCTGTTAAGGTGTTTGAGCGACAAAGTAGTGATTTTCAAGCGATCAAAGATCCTTATGTAATTAGAGCCATGCATTATATTCGTAATAATGCTTATAACGGCATTAAAGTTGATCAGGTATTAAGTTATTTACGAATTTCTAGATCCAATTTAGAGTTGCGCTTTAAGGAAGAAAGAGGTCACTCGGTGCATTGTGAAATTCATAACGCTAAGCTCAAAAGGGCGTGTCAGTTACTGATTTCTACTACGATAACTATTGCAGACATACCAAGCCTATGTGGTTATCCATCATTGCAGTATATGTACACCGTTTTTAAAAAAGAGATAAAGATGACTCCGAAAGAATTCCGTTTAAAAAGCATGTTATCTTAA
- a CDS encoding inositol monophosphatase family protein — MWNAKVVYQTSCELADIAIAQQNKLVTEIKPDNSIVTQADKMVEQRAIELLAKPDKKIFVIGEETVKELSQQALDAALKGNSYLIDPIDGTVPYTSLTPVWGISIGYAEQGKIVEGCIVLPGTFEVILTDNGVTYYGKGGDKLPDFDSLQPLSLQLKENCTTPSRVLAISQHTAKNRNVAKLKRGVGCYFSVVFPFVYLALGRMAGIYASLNVWDSGAGFAILKNLGFHLAFEDGQAVTFDVTKDFDFSTYKEGKIMSRQAMIMSPSKAFSDELLATIE; from the coding sequence ATGTGGAATGCCAAAGTTGTTTACCAAACCAGCTGTGAATTGGCTGATATCGCCATTGCTCAGCAAAACAAATTGGTCACCGAAATTAAACCCGATAATAGTATCGTTACTCAAGCTGATAAAATGGTTGAGCAACGTGCGATTGAATTGCTTGCTAAACCTGATAAAAAAATTTTTGTGATTGGTGAAGAGACAGTAAAAGAGCTTTCTCAGCAAGCGCTAGACGCTGCACTAAAAGGCAACAGTTATTTAATTGACCCGATTGACGGTACCGTCCCTTATACGTCACTTACCCCGGTTTGGGGGATTTCGATTGGTTATGCGGAGCAGGGTAAAATTGTTGAAGGTTGTATTGTTCTGCCCGGCACCTTTGAAGTGATACTGACTGATAACGGTGTGACCTATTACGGCAAAGGGGGCGATAAATTACCGGATTTTGATAGTTTACAGCCGTTATCTCTTCAATTAAAAGAGAACTGCACAACACCTTCTCGCGTTTTAGCCATTAGCCAACACACCGCAAAAAATAGAAATGTCGCTAAACTGAAACGTGGTGTCGGTTGCTACTTCAGTGTGGTTTTCCCTTTTGTTTATTTGGCTCTGGGGCGAATGGCTGGCATCTACGCAAGCCTTAATGTGTGGGATAGTGGTGCTGGTTTTGCCATTTTGAAAAATTTAGGTTTTCATTTGGCCTTTGAAGACGGTCAAGCGGTGACCTTTGATGTTACAAAAGACTTTGATTTTTCCACTTATAAAGAGGGCAAAATTATGTCACGCCAAGCGATGATCATGTCACCAAGCAAAGCCTTTAGTGATGAGCTATTAGCAACGATTGAATGA
- a CDS encoding reverse transcriptase domain-containing protein — protein sequence MVKILDILSFSSASFEPVKISSENTYVWKNPKLHPQLTRNEELAKEKFIGLQTDNDVANLLEIPVGQLLHILYSQDKKYNTFTIKKRSGKSRIIESPQQSIKILQNKVRSLIEAHYRVKKNVHGFVGNGKGIISNAEQHKKKKYVLNLDLQDFFHSVNFGRVQGIFRNIPFNMGVPAATVLAQLCTHNGRLPQGASTSPASFQFGINDLR from the coding sequence ATGGTTAAAATATTAGATATTCTATCATTTAGCTCGGCCTCATTTGAGCCAGTTAAAATTTCATCAGAAAACACTTATGTTTGGAAAAACCCAAAACTTCACCCTCAACTAACTAGGAATGAGGAACTCGCAAAAGAAAAATTTATTGGATTACAGACCGATAATGATGTCGCTAATTTATTGGAAATTCCTGTAGGCCAACTTCTTCACATTCTTTATTCCCAAGATAAAAAATATAATACTTTTACAATAAAAAAGAGATCGGGTAAAAGCCGCATTATTGAAAGTCCACAACAATCAATTAAAATTTTACAAAATAAAGTAAGGTCTTTAATAGAAGCCCACTATAGAGTTAAAAAAAATGTACATGGTTTTGTGGGCAATGGAAAAGGCATTATATCTAATGCTGAACAACATAAAAAAAAGAAATATGTTTTAAATCTAGACTTGCAGGATTTTTTTCATTCAGTGAACTTTGGCAGGGTTCAAGGTATATTCAGAAATATACCATTCAATATGGGAGTGCCAGCTGCAACGGTACTTGCTCAGTTATGCACTCATAATGGTAGGCTTCCTCAAGGTGCAAGTACCTCACCTGCTTCTTTCCAATTTGGCATCAACGACCTTAGATAA
- a CDS encoding glycosyl hydrolase family 8 yields the protein MPLTNKCDLLIKTAAAMLLLSSFSAYAKFDNTPPTTGAYESGNYRNLAVEMGKKDGWTKLKTGFDNMFGSNGKQQLYYGYKENGQYKGSYIKTTSTNDIRTEGQSWGMTIAVMMNKRSEFDNLWRFAKKYQKNSTNHQDPKKQGTYAWLLAFNENGVVYKKDDGPAPDGEEYFAFALLNADARWGSSGSINYYQEALTMLTTIKNKLMKNQVIVFSPYVDNVTDPSYHIPAFYDYFADRVTKATDKTYWSAVATRSRKFLKDHFAKVNGDPHWNLPTYLARPWGTPVAGEIFAGQSNPGDWYELDAWRVAMNVALDAHVMGAEQWHKDAINGILGALSYDKSVNGDGCYKQVYGFGVAESPYCAGEGQKAANAVALLASTNSTEASSYFNDFWNTPQPTGKYRYYNGSLYMLAMLHVTGHFKFYK from the coding sequence ATGCCATTAACAAATAAATGTGATTTATTGATCAAAACTGCTGCTGCGATGCTACTACTTAGCAGTTTTTCTGCTTATGCTAAATTCGATAATACGCCTCCGACAACGGGGGCCTATGAGTCGGGAAATTACCGAAATTTGGCTGTAGAAATGGGTAAAAAAGATGGATGGACAAAGCTAAAAACTGGTTTTGATAATATGTTCGGCAGTAACGGTAAACAACAGTTATATTATGGATATAAAGAAAACGGCCAATACAAGGGGAGTTATATAAAAACAACGTCCACTAATGATATCCGTACTGAAGGTCAGTCGTGGGGGATGACCATAGCCGTTATGATGAATAAGAGAAGTGAGTTTGATAATCTATGGCGTTTCGCCAAGAAATATCAGAAAAATTCGACCAATCATCAGGATCCGAAAAAACAGGGAACTTATGCATGGCTATTAGCGTTTAATGAAAATGGCGTTGTATATAAAAAAGATGATGGCCCAGCGCCTGATGGTGAGGAATATTTTGCTTTTGCTCTATTAAATGCTGACGCCCGCTGGGGGAGTAGTGGAAGTATTAATTATTATCAAGAAGCATTAACAATGCTAACGACGATAAAAAATAAGTTGATGAAAAACCAAGTGATTGTTTTTTCGCCTTATGTTGATAATGTGACAGATCCTTCTTACCATATTCCTGCTTTTTATGATTACTTTGCGGATCGAGTAACTAAAGCAACGGATAAAACGTACTGGTCTGCCGTGGCGACTAGAAGCCGCAAATTCTTAAAGGACCATTTCGCTAAAGTAAATGGTGATCCTCACTGGAACTTGCCTACTTACTTAGCTAGACCTTGGGGAACTCCTGTTGCGGGTGAAATTTTTGCTGGTCAGAGTAATCCTGGTGATTGGTATGAATTGGATGCTTGGCGTGTAGCAATGAATGTTGCGCTTGATGCCCACGTGATGGGAGCTGAGCAATGGCATAAGGATGCTATCAATGGTATTTTGGGCGCGTTGAGTTATGACAAATCAGTAAACGGTGACGGTTGCTATAAGCAAGTATATGGATTTGGTGTTGCTGAAAGTCCTTATTGTGCTGGTGAAGGGCAAAAAGCAGCGAATGCAGTGGCATTACTTGCGTCTACAAATTCAACGGAAGCATCAAGCTATTTCAACGATTTTTGGAATACGCCACAACCCACTGGAAAATATCGTTATTACAACGGATCGCTCTACATGTTAGCTATGCTTCATGTTACTGGACACTTTAAATTTTATAAATAG